A genomic stretch from Mercenaria mercenaria strain notata unplaced genomic scaffold, MADL_Memer_1 contig_588, whole genome shotgun sequence includes:
- the LOC128554642 gene encoding uncharacterized protein LOC128554642 — MQDMQFSVYGSSFYLQKPRYYYISSQLTSRVENKTIGESNDQTSYRHGTERILLGNAKSPCELADIQSHLKPDHFQEDDEIKKQDEKRQQEGLDLYEYLRQGSRKTHWKRTTFLKKKRRRGQKAEMGGNCMTPVDSNDKAFCIGIDFLAFLFTNELGASVEHGGAIGVFFHHQKLESRHKCDDNQHTF; from the exons ATGCAAGACATGCAATTCTCGGTATATGGAAGTTCCTTCTACCTACAGAAGCCAAGGTATTATTATATATCGTCCCAGCTGACATCAAGAGTGGAGAACAAGACAATCGGCGAAAGTAACGATCAAACATCATATAGACATGGTACAGAAAGAATTTTGCTTGGAAACGCCAAATCACCATGTGAATTAGCTGACATCCAAAGTCATCTTAAGCCAG accATTTCCAAGAAGATGACGAAAtcaaaaagcaggatgaaaaGCGACAGCAGGAAGGCCTGGATCTTTATGAGTATCTTCGACAAGGCAGCCGCAAAACTCACTGGAAAAGAACAACCTTCCTCAAAAAAAA GCGACGAAGGGGGCAGAAAGCGGAAATGGGCGGGAACTGTATGACACCAGTGGATTCGAACGATAAGGCATTCTGTATCGGAATCGACTTCTTGGCATTCCTATTTACGAACGAACTTGGGGCATCCGTGGAGCACGGAGGGGCAattggggtcttcttccaccatcaaaagctggaaagtcgccataagtgCGACGATAATCAACACACATTTTAA